The proteins below come from a single Triticum aestivum cultivar Chinese Spring chromosome 5D, IWGSC CS RefSeq v2.1, whole genome shotgun sequence genomic window:
- the LOC123119238 gene encoding disease resistance protein RFL1 isoform X1: protein MSTGTPLFVASVMLVCVAFWGYVMQLYVIPKVILGFLMPLLQDRSSSSTYRLRFLMEYIVVLYILFILDAITGVLFLRIPLYYELELAFIMYLWHPRTQLYLPSKSVVGATIVLNMILLPLVMVKFFTARVHDLLLACIRLRSEAARTRAHAREMRLQKLRLETRHLWGMESCLNKVHDFLESRLAHDNLLGIWGVSGVGKSSLLMQLRQSYRIFAVFHHVLYFGFGSRSTVTDVQLALGVCLGYNYEMMSLMDEKSRARVIHHSLSNTSFLLLLDELEAPVDLAAVGLRMPLGKYRHQKVIIATGSKDACALMGCAADNIIEIGCLGEDDAWSLFKDRVGDAIIDDPRIQPLAKEMAQACGGLPIALRTFAGAMSAIQDADEWRYMYKYLQARLPLSREQFADLLHNIRHW from the exons ATGTCTACCGGAACCCC ATTGTTTGTGGCGTCTGTTATGCTGGTGTGTGT AGCGTTTTGGGGGTATGTTATGCAGCTGTATGTGATCCCGAAGGTAATTTTGGGATTTCTGATGCCGCTCCTGCAGGATCGCAGCTCAAGCTCAACCTACCGGCTCCGGTTCCTCATGGAGTACAT CGTAGTACTATACATCCTATTCATACTTGACGCAATCACAGGCGTACTGTTCTTGAG GATTCCATTGTACTACGAACTTGAGCTTGCCTTCATCATGTACCTATGGCACCCCAGGACTCAGCTATATTTACCTTCAAAATCTGTAGTT GGGGCTACCATTGTGCTCAACATGATCCTCCTACCACTGGTAATGGTCAAGTTCTTCACAGCGAGAGTTCATGATCTGCTCCTCGCTTGTATACGGCTCCGGTCGGAGGCAGCTCGTACCCGTGCTCATGCCCGTGAGATGAGGCTGCAGAAGCTCCGGTTGGAAACTCGCCATTTGTGGGGAATGGAGAGTTGTCTTAACAAGGTGCATGACTTTTTGGAGAGCAGGCTAGCCCATGATAACTTGCTAGGGATCTGGGGCGTGAGTGGAGTGGGTAAATCTTCCCTTCTCATGCAGCTGCGACAGTCTTACCGAATCTTCGCTGTTTTCCACCATGTGCTCTATTTTGGGTTTGGCAGCAGATCCACCGTGACGGATGTGCAGCTTGCATTGGGTGTATGTTTGGGCTACAACTACGAAATGATGTCATTGATGGATGAGAAGAGCCGGGCCCGCGTTATCCATCACAGTTTGTCAAACACCAGCTTCCTCCTGTTGCTAGATGAGCTGGAGGCGCCTGTTGATCTGGCGGCGGTTGGCCTGCGGATGCCACTTGGGAAGTACCGGCACCAGAAGGTCATCATTGCGACAGGGAGCAAGGATGCTTGTGCCCTCATGGGTTGTGCTGCTGATAACATCATCGAAATAGGGTGTTTGGGGGAAGATGATGCCTGGAGCCTCTTTAAAGACAGAGTTGGGGATGCAATCATTGATGACCCTCGGATTCAGCCGCTTGCCAAAGAG ATGGCTCAAGCCTGTGGAGGATTGCCGATAGCACTACGCACATTTGCTGGGGCAATGTCTGCGATACAAGATGCAGATGAATGGAGGTATATGTATAAATATCTCCAGGCTCGGCTTCCATTGTCACGAGAACAATTTGCAGATTTGTTACACAATATCAGGCACTGGTAG
- the LOC123119238 gene encoding disease resistance protein RFL1 isoform X3, producing the protein MSTGTPLFVASVMLVCVAFWGYVMQLYVIPKVILGFLMPLLQDRSSSSTYRLRFLMEYIVVLYILFILDAITGVLFLRIPLYYELELAFIMYLWHPRTQLYLPSKSGATIVLNMILLPLVMVKFFTARVHDLLLACIRLRSEAARTRAHAREMRLQKLRLETRHLWGMESCLNKVHDFLESRLAHDNLLGIWGVSGVGKSSLLMQLRQSYRIFAVFHHVLYFGFGSRSTVTDVQLALGVCLGYNYEMMSLMDEKSRARVIHHSLSNTSFLLLLDELEAPVDLAAVGLRMPLGKYRHQKVIIATGSKDACALMGCAADNIIEIGCLGEDDAWSLFKDRVGDAIIDDPRIQPLAKEMAQACGGLPIALRTFAGAMSAIQDADEWRYMYKYLQARLPLSREQFADLLHNIRHW; encoded by the exons ATGTCTACCGGAACCCC ATTGTTTGTGGCGTCTGTTATGCTGGTGTGTGT AGCGTTTTGGGGGTATGTTATGCAGCTGTATGTGATCCCGAAGGTAATTTTGGGATTTCTGATGCCGCTCCTGCAGGATCGCAGCTCAAGCTCAACCTACCGGCTCCGGTTCCTCATGGAGTACAT CGTAGTACTATACATCCTATTCATACTTGACGCAATCACAGGCGTACTGTTCTTGAG GATTCCATTGTACTACGAACTTGAGCTTGCCTTCATCATGTACCTATGGCACCCCAGGACTCAGCTATATTTACCTTCAAAATCT GGGGCTACCATTGTGCTCAACATGATCCTCCTACCACTGGTAATGGTCAAGTTCTTCACAGCGAGAGTTCATGATCTGCTCCTCGCTTGTATACGGCTCCGGTCGGAGGCAGCTCGTACCCGTGCTCATGCCCGTGAGATGAGGCTGCAGAAGCTCCGGTTGGAAACTCGCCATTTGTGGGGAATGGAGAGTTGTCTTAACAAGGTGCATGACTTTTTGGAGAGCAGGCTAGCCCATGATAACTTGCTAGGGATCTGGGGCGTGAGTGGAGTGGGTAAATCTTCCCTTCTCATGCAGCTGCGACAGTCTTACCGAATCTTCGCTGTTTTCCACCATGTGCTCTATTTTGGGTTTGGCAGCAGATCCACCGTGACGGATGTGCAGCTTGCATTGGGTGTATGTTTGGGCTACAACTACGAAATGATGTCATTGATGGATGAGAAGAGCCGGGCCCGCGTTATCCATCACAGTTTGTCAAACACCAGCTTCCTCCTGTTGCTAGATGAGCTGGAGGCGCCTGTTGATCTGGCGGCGGTTGGCCTGCGGATGCCACTTGGGAAGTACCGGCACCAGAAGGTCATCATTGCGACAGGGAGCAAGGATGCTTGTGCCCTCATGGGTTGTGCTGCTGATAACATCATCGAAATAGGGTGTTTGGGGGAAGATGATGCCTGGAGCCTCTTTAAAGACAGAGTTGGGGATGCAATCATTGATGACCCTCGGATTCAGCCGCTTGCCAAAGAG ATGGCTCAAGCCTGTGGAGGATTGCCGATAGCACTACGCACATTTGCTGGGGCAATGTCTGCGATACAAGATGCAGATGAATGGAGGTATATGTATAAATATCTCCAGGCTCGGCTTCCATTGTCACGAGAACAATTTGCAGATTTGTTACACAATATCAGGCACTGGTAG
- the LOC123119238 gene encoding disease resistance protein RFL1 isoform X2 — protein MSTGTPLFVASVMLVCVAFWGYVMQLYVIPKVILGFLMPLLQDRSSSSTYRLRFLMEYIVVLYILFILDAITGVLFLRIPLYYELELAFIMYLWHPRTQLYLPSKSVGATIVLNMILLPLVMVKFFTARVHDLLLACIRLRSEAARTRAHAREMRLQKLRLETRHLWGMESCLNKVHDFLESRLAHDNLLGIWGVSGVGKSSLLMQLRQSYRIFAVFHHVLYFGFGSRSTVTDVQLALGVCLGYNYEMMSLMDEKSRARVIHHSLSNTSFLLLLDELEAPVDLAAVGLRMPLGKYRHQKVIIATGSKDACALMGCAADNIIEIGCLGEDDAWSLFKDRVGDAIIDDPRIQPLAKEMAQACGGLPIALRTFAGAMSAIQDADEWRYMYKYLQARLPLSREQFADLLHNIRHW, from the exons ATGTCTACCGGAACCCC ATTGTTTGTGGCGTCTGTTATGCTGGTGTGTGT AGCGTTTTGGGGGTATGTTATGCAGCTGTATGTGATCCCGAAGGTAATTTTGGGATTTCTGATGCCGCTCCTGCAGGATCGCAGCTCAAGCTCAACCTACCGGCTCCGGTTCCTCATGGAGTACAT CGTAGTACTATACATCCTATTCATACTTGACGCAATCACAGGCGTACTGTTCTTGAG GATTCCATTGTACTACGAACTTGAGCTTGCCTTCATCATGTACCTATGGCACCCCAGGACTCAGCTATATTTACCTTCAAAATCTGTA GGGGCTACCATTGTGCTCAACATGATCCTCCTACCACTGGTAATGGTCAAGTTCTTCACAGCGAGAGTTCATGATCTGCTCCTCGCTTGTATACGGCTCCGGTCGGAGGCAGCTCGTACCCGTGCTCATGCCCGTGAGATGAGGCTGCAGAAGCTCCGGTTGGAAACTCGCCATTTGTGGGGAATGGAGAGTTGTCTTAACAAGGTGCATGACTTTTTGGAGAGCAGGCTAGCCCATGATAACTTGCTAGGGATCTGGGGCGTGAGTGGAGTGGGTAAATCTTCCCTTCTCATGCAGCTGCGACAGTCTTACCGAATCTTCGCTGTTTTCCACCATGTGCTCTATTTTGGGTTTGGCAGCAGATCCACCGTGACGGATGTGCAGCTTGCATTGGGTGTATGTTTGGGCTACAACTACGAAATGATGTCATTGATGGATGAGAAGAGCCGGGCCCGCGTTATCCATCACAGTTTGTCAAACACCAGCTTCCTCCTGTTGCTAGATGAGCTGGAGGCGCCTGTTGATCTGGCGGCGGTTGGCCTGCGGATGCCACTTGGGAAGTACCGGCACCAGAAGGTCATCATTGCGACAGGGAGCAAGGATGCTTGTGCCCTCATGGGTTGTGCTGCTGATAACATCATCGAAATAGGGTGTTTGGGGGAAGATGATGCCTGGAGCCTCTTTAAAGACAGAGTTGGGGATGCAATCATTGATGACCCTCGGATTCAGCCGCTTGCCAAAGAG ATGGCTCAAGCCTGTGGAGGATTGCCGATAGCACTACGCACATTTGCTGGGGCAATGTCTGCGATACAAGATGCAGATGAATGGAGGTATATGTATAAATATCTCCAGGCTCGGCTTCCATTGTCACGAGAACAATTTGCAGATTTGTTACACAATATCAGGCACTGGTAG